Proteins co-encoded in one Actinomadura luteofluorescens genomic window:
- a CDS encoding dihydrofolate reductase family protein encodes MAQVICDMSVSLDGYVTGPNDSRENPFGDGAWMLHKWMSDQATDEDRAILDQVIADWGAVVMGRKSFEKNEGEGGWGDGGPMGDVPCFVVTHQAPTKPYPPVFTFVTDGVASAIEQAKRAAGDKVVGLHGATVMQQALPLGLVDEIRVHVVPVLVGGGTPLFGALASPIPLERTRVMATPAATHISYRIVH; translated from the coding sequence ATGGCGCAAGTGATCTGTGACATGTCCGTCTCGCTCGACGGGTACGTCACCGGCCCGAACGACAGCCGCGAGAACCCGTTCGGCGACGGTGCCTGGATGCTGCACAAGTGGATGTCCGACCAGGCGACCGACGAGGACCGGGCCATCCTGGACCAGGTGATCGCGGACTGGGGTGCGGTGGTGATGGGCCGGAAGTCCTTCGAGAAGAACGAGGGGGAGGGCGGCTGGGGCGACGGCGGCCCGATGGGCGACGTCCCGTGCTTCGTGGTCACTCACCAGGCGCCGACCAAGCCGTACCCTCCCGTGTTCACCTTCGTCACCGACGGGGTGGCCAGCGCGATCGAGCAGGCCAAGAGGGCGGCGGGCGACAAGGTCGTCGGCCTGCACGGCGCGACCGTCATGCAGCAGGCACTCCCGCTCGGCCTGGTCGACGAGATCCGCGTCCACGTGGTCCCGGTCCTGGTCGGCGGCGGAACACCGCTGTTCGGCGCACTCGCCTCCCCGATCCCCCTCGAACGCACCCGGGTGATGGCCACCCCCGCGGCAACCCACATCTCCTACCGCATCGTCCACTGA
- a CDS encoding PP2C family protein-serine/threonine phosphatase, which translates to MGISEDPDAAAGRGGLTWRVVAGWLVGITAALAVTGVALGRETGLAPFLIFLPTLIAGRGTVRQTAVASVWTILVIIGSLIRSPLPSAAATASVITFAVALNGLSVIQAVRRIRQEKEISRLRSAAAALQRQILRPFPLVTGELLVHGLYEPVEEDSMVGGDVYEAMPTPYGSRVLIADVQGKGLPAISAAFAVLSSFREAALVAPTLTALVNALENSVLRHNSFVAQTGEEQRFVTALVLGITQTTAQAINCGHIPPYILTDQQTGRVSLGEAALPLGLASLSPDPRTVTAFDFPTDSTLLLCTDGVTETRNPAGTFYPLEARLPTWKDLPPNEIAPTVNHDLEQYSKGKLTDDRALLILHRKPIPNDE; encoded by the coding sequence GCTGGTGGGGATCACGGCGGCCCTCGCCGTGACCGGCGTCGCGCTCGGCCGGGAGACCGGCCTGGCCCCGTTCCTGATCTTCCTGCCCACCCTGATCGCCGGCCGCGGGACGGTCCGGCAGACCGCGGTCGCCTCCGTCTGGACGATCCTGGTCATCATCGGCTCCCTGATCCGCAGCCCGCTGCCGAGCGCGGCGGCCACCGCGAGCGTCATCACCTTCGCCGTCGCGCTCAACGGCCTGAGCGTGATCCAGGCGGTCCGCCGCATCCGCCAGGAAAAGGAGATCAGCCGGCTCCGCTCCGCGGCGGCCGCCCTCCAGCGGCAGATCCTGCGCCCGTTCCCCCTCGTCACCGGCGAACTCCTCGTCCACGGCCTCTACGAGCCGGTCGAGGAGGACAGCATGGTCGGCGGCGACGTCTACGAGGCCATGCCGACGCCCTACGGAAGCCGCGTCCTCATCGCCGACGTCCAGGGCAAGGGCCTCCCCGCCATCAGCGCGGCCTTCGCGGTCCTCAGCTCGTTCCGCGAGGCGGCCCTGGTAGCGCCCACACTCACCGCCCTCGTGAACGCCCTGGAGAACTCGGTCCTGCGGCACAACTCGTTCGTAGCCCAGACGGGTGAAGAACAACGATTCGTCACAGCGCTCGTCCTGGGCATCACGCAGACAACGGCCCAAGCCATCAACTGCGGCCACATCCCGCCTTACATACTGACCGACCAACAAACAGGCCGGGTCTCCCTAGGAGAAGCAGCCCTACCCCTAGGCCTGGCCTCCCTAAGCCCAGACCCACGAACCGTCACAGCCTTCGACTTCCCAACCGACTCCACACTCCTCCTATGCACCGACGGCGTCACCGAAACCCGCAACCCGGCGGGCACCTTCTACCCCCTGGAAGCCCGCCTCCCCACCTGGAAAGACCTACCTCCCAACGAGATAGCCCCCACCGTCAACCACGACCTAGAGCAGTACTCGAAGGGCAAACTGACAGACGACAGAGCCCTCCTGATCCTCCACAGAAAACCCATCCCGAATGACGAGTGA